Genomic DNA from Parasteatoda tepidariorum isolate YZ-2023 chromosome 3, CAS_Ptep_4.0, whole genome shotgun sequence:
GAGTCACATATTTGGCATCAGATAGAGTTAAATTCTTGATcctttttctcagatttttcaATGTCTCTAAATTTATAAGAGAGCTTAGGCATATTaggatatattttgaaaagatccGAATTCCCGAGTTAAACCCACTGACGGTCGTAATtgtaaaaagtcgtattttaacgTGCAGTCTTCTCAGCATAACAAAACCTGTTTTTCCATGGAATTAGATTGGTAAATAGTGTATGagggagaaacattctcccagTTTTGCCCATTTTCTGAACCGCCAATGGATTTTAAAGAATACGTTCCATTCGGCTGTAAGTTcagaacattaatttattttacaaattcttaaTTCATCCttcgtaatatttttcaacttattcCTCAGAATTCATAATTGTAGAGcttagaataaaaacatttcaatatattttgaggATAGACAAATTTTCTGGTTTTAAGAACATGTTCCATCCGGCTGTTGATCTACAACACTAACGTGCTCTTTAAAATCGTAattcatttttggaaaaaattgtcAACTAATTCCTCAAAATTGATCATTCAAGAgcttagatataaaaaaaaagacatgttaaaatattttttgaaaatacctAAATTTCCTGGCTTTAAGAACATGCTCTATCaggctaaaaatatataataataatgtattctTCAAAATAGTATCTCATTCTTTGagacaattttttcaattaaatcttCAGAATTGCTAATTGAAGAGCATAGATAACTCATAATTGGAGAAACTTCATAACTAATTCCTCAGAGttgataattcaaaaatttatatggaaAACTTGTTACatcttgaattaaatttctagatttttaaGAACATGTTCTGGTTAGCTGTAAGTatagagaaataatttattctgtcAGATCTTTAAGTAAGGTGGTTTTCAaccaaaaaagaataataatgattCGTAAGCAGCCAAtgattttgcattatttaaaatgttgactTCTTacgcttataaattttaagacaggttttcttttattcgtcgaagtttaacttttttaaaaacacatttcttaaacatgcatacacttcttaaaaaatcttgGACATGCTTTtcagaaaacattatttataaaagatcGTTTCTGGATTAAGTGCACGTTAAAAAATTGCAGGAATTGTTACTGCAGTAAAAATTGTTACTATTACTAGAAACTCGTTGGAGAACTCATTTCTACTGCTGCTTAGGAGTTCGGCATAATTGCTGTATTCTACTAGGTAGcaagttttaacaaatttaaaaagaattaatttaatttgagcattttttttactgaaaatattaaagcagATATTTCCTATAGGTATTTTATATTCTgcaaacaacaacaacaaaaatgtctTTATGCACCACAAACTACaggtacaatatttaaaattacagttagcACAAATAGAACTTTGCAGCATTAGGTGTCAATTTTCGAAATGCCTCAATTGATTCAACTGTTTTTTATGAtagaaaagcaaataaaataaattctagcGTTTGAAATCCTAGtatcctaaaattttaatatatgaaaaatttatattttgagaaaagacTAAATCTCACCATAAatcttatgttttaaaattgaaagcacaatattttggattacagtttttaaaaaaacagtattctATGTTTTAGACACCGCCTACAAAAGCCactaacataaaaacaaaatgattttatgacataaaacataaaaacaagatgattttatgtatttattatttggttacaagcaaaatatttataaatagttatttggtcacaaatcaaacatttttttataaattttgttatttgttcaCAAATCAGGTATTTTTAACTAATCgttttaattattgttgaatattttctgtacacaaatttttatatagcaTCATAAGTAGTTCTTCAgactaaaatacaaatttaaaagaaattaataaaaactgcctaagaattaaaaatttatatccaatTATTGTCTCTGATAAAATTGTaactgttcattattttttcttaggattaataattgtttttaaaaaaatgtttttaaattaaaatgtataaaatgtttttaaattaaaatgtataaaatgtttttctccaGAACTATTTAGCACACAAAACTACAGCTGTTTATTCTGAAAGTTTATGAAagatataattctaatattttttctgttattaaaaacaaaacaaaaatgttaattaagaattcgggaaaattttaattacagaaacTATATTTCTCGCTCGTGGCTAAACATTTAAACCCACAGTGTACCAAACTTCAGCTATTGCACTATTTTTAAGAAgtctaattaaaaaacttagaaaaatgatgaatagtttgaataatttaaaatccaaaaatgaatcaataattttaagttaagaaataaatattatataataatttaacgtTAACTTTATCACacaaataataactataacGCTTTTTTCCACATCTCAGAAAACAAGTCAAAATGCATGCATCTATCTTTATTACATGCATTTAGAAATatgaagtttaataaaattaaatttaacagtgTTAAATTGTGCAAACTATAAATACTATAGTTAAACGATCAAGTATTAcataggtttttattttaaaaaaacatatgacctcaaaaaatacacaaattacCTTCAATTATTCCTAAGAAAATATCGAAATTCTCTCGTCGAGACAAAAAGCTGTTTAAACAAGACCGCGTCCAAATTAAAGTTGTTAAATTGATGAAAACAAAGGGTGAAGATTACCAATGGATATTTCGtcatatttaatgtttctaaaCATGACAGGTGATGAACATCACATGGTAGTCTACGTCAATAAACTATTGCTATATAAGATATATCAGAAAGCTGGAAATTCGCAATACATACTCTTTCCGATCTAGCAATGGTGTGGTTTCCTTCCATTGCCTTCTCAATAACCCTTTTGGGAGGGCTGGCTTCCCTTATCACAGGGGCTCCTTTGACATCTGCAAATGACGCTTCGCAGATAGTATTTAGCAATCCGCAAATAGCAAGGGAGTTTCTTCAGTGCCTTACGAGCAGCATCGGAGCTTCTCCAGACTTTCCCGCACAAGAGCAGTCAGAAATAGAAACAATTACGGAAGCCATACTTTCCACTGTATCAAATTCGAATGAACAATCAATTGAAACTAGGTCACGAGCTGCAAATATTGCGTTAGCTTCATCATTAGCTGGCTTGTTAGCGAGTGATTCAAATGGAATAGGCATAAGCAAACAGCTGTTTTCTCTGACGAATATACTTTCACAATGTTTCACTCAAACTACAGGATTACAAAGTCCAGAATTCGTGGATAATTTTCAAACACTTCTTCAAAGAATCTCTGGAGTTGATATTGGAACTTCTCTTTCACAGAGTCAACTAGCGGCACAAAATACAGCGTCATCTGGAGCTAGTCAGACTCAAATCCTACAAGCTTCTCAGTCCCAAGGCCAACAAGCTTCCCAATCCCAAGGTCAACAATCATCTCAATCGCAAGGCCAACAAGCATCTCAAGGTCAACAGGCTTCTCAATCTCGGGACCAGACAGCCTCTCAATCACAAAGTGGTTCTGCATCTTCCCAGTCAGCGATCGGTCAGTCAGGAAGTCAATCCGGAAGCTATGGCCTCAGTCAAGCTGCGAGTCAATCTTCAGCAGCTACTTCCAGCAGCAGCTTTTCTTCTGAAAGTGCGTCCGCATTTACACAGTCATCATCTTCTGCGTTGGCTTCATCGAGCTCGTTTTCTAATGCCTTTTCCTCTGCTTCTTCAACGTCTCAAATAGCACAAGTTGGTTATGAACTGGGCTTATCAACAGCTCAATCTCTTGGACTAAGTGATACGCAAGGCTTCGCCAATAGCCTTTCACAAGCGGTGCAGCAAGTTGGAGTTGGAGCAAGTTCATATGAATATGCAAATGCACTATCAAGTACAGTAGCTCAGATACTAGGAGGAAACGgcattttaaatacttctaaTGCTTCGTCACTGGCTTCATCATTTGCTAGCGCTTTATCAGCATCTGCGCAATCTGCTTATTCATCAGCGTCTAGTTCTTCCGCAGCACAATCATCAGCTTTTGCTCAGAGTCAAGAAGCTGCATCCGCTTTTAGCAGAGCAGCATCTCAAGCTCAAAGTCAGCGAGAATCTCAGTCACAAAGTCAACAAGCATCTCAAGCACAAAGCCAACAAGGATCTCAAGCTCAAAGTCAACAAGCATCTGCATCCCAAGGCCAACAAGCTTCCCAATCCCAAGGTCAACAATCATCTCAATCGCAAGGCCAACAAGCATCTCAATCTCAAGGTCAACAGGCTGCTCAATCTCGGGGCCAGCAAGCCTCTCAATCTCAAAGTGGTTCTGCATCTTCCCAGTCAGCGATCGGTCAGTCAGGAAGTCAATCCGGAAGCTATGGCATCAGTCAAGCTGCGAGTCAATCAGCTAGTCAATCTTCAGCAGCTGCTTCCAGCAGCAGCTTTTCTTCTGAAAGTGCGTCCGCATTTACACAGTCATCTTCCTCTGTGTTGGCTTCATCGAGCTCGTTTTCTAATGCCTTTTCCTCTGCTTCTTCAACGTCTCAAATAGCACAAGTTGGTTATGAACTGGGCTTATCAACAGCTCAATCTCTTGGACTAAGTGATACGCAAGGCTTCGCCAATAGCCTTTCACAAGCGGTGCAGCAAGTTGGAGTTGGAGCAAGTTCATATGAATATGCAAATGCACTATCAAGTACAGTAGCTCAGATACTAGGAGGAAACGgcattttaaatacttctaaTGCTTCGTCACTGGCTTCATCATTTGCTAGCGCTTTATCAGCATCTGCGCAATCTGCTTATTCATCAGCGTCTAGTTCTTCCGCAGCACAATCATCAGCTTTTGCTCAGAGTCAAGAAGCTGCATCCGCTTTTAGCAGAGCAGCATCTCAAGCTCAAAGTCAGCGAGAATCTCAGTCACAAAGTCAACAAGCATCTCAAGCACAAAGCCAACAAGGATCTCAAGCTCAAAGTCAACAAGCATCTGCATCCCAAGGCCAACAAGCTTCCCAATCCCAAGGTCAACAATCATCTCAATCGCAAGGCCAACAAGCATCTCAATCTCAAGGTCAACAGGCTGCTCAATCTCGGGGCCAGCAAGCCTCTCAATCTCAAAGTGGTTCTGCATCTTCCCAGTCAGCGATCGGTCAGTCAGGAAGTCAATCCGGAAGCTATGGCATCAGTCAAGCTGCGAGTCAATCAGCTAGTCAATCTTCAGCAGCTGCTTCCAGCAGCAGCTTTTCTTCTGAAAGTGCGTCCGCATTTACACAGTCATCTTCCTCTGTGTTGGCTTCATCGAGCTCGTTTTCTAATGCCTTTTCCTCTGCTTCTTCAACGTCTCAAATAGCACAAGTTGGTTATGAACTGGGCTTATCAACAGCTCAATCTCTTGGACTAAGTGATACGCAAGGCTTCGCCAATAGCCTTTCACAAGCGGTGCAGCAAGTTGGAGTTGGAGCAAGTTCATATGAATATGCAAATGCACTATCAAGTACAGTAGCTCAGATACTAGGAGGAAACGgcattttaaatacttctaaTGCTTCGTCACTGGCTTCATCATTTGCTAGCGCTTTATCAGCATCTGCGCAATCTGCTTATTCATCAGCGTCTAGTTCTTCCGCAGCACAATCATCAGCTTTTGCTCAGAGTCAAGAAGCTGCATCCGCTTTTAGCAGAGCAGCATCTCAAGCTCAAAGTCAGCGAGAATCTCAGTCACAAAGTCAACAAGCATCTCAAGCACAAAGCCAACAAGTATCTCAAGCTCAAAGTCAACAAGCATCTGCATCTCAAGGCCAACAAGCTTCCCAATCCCAAGGCCAACAAGCATCCCAATCTCAAGTCCAACAAGCTTCCCAATCTCAGGGACAACAAGCTACTCGTTCTCAAGGACAGCAAACTTCCCAATCCCTAGGTCAACAATCATCTCAATCGCAAGGCCAACAAGCATCTCAATCTCAAGGTCAGCAGGCTTCTCAATCTCGGGGCCAGCAAGCTTCTCAATCACAAAGTGGTTCTGCATCTTCCCAGTCAGCGATCGGTCAGTCAGGAAGTCAATCCGGAAGCTATGGCATCAGACAAGCTGCGAGTCAATCAGCTAGTCAATCTTCAGAAGCTGCTTCTAGCAGCAGCTTTTCTTCTGAAAGTGCGTCCACATTTACACAGTCATCATCGTCTGTGCTGGCTTCATCGAGCTCGTTTTCTAATGCCTTTTCCTCTGCATCTTCAACATCTCAAGTAGCACAAGTTGGTTATGAACTGGGCTTATCAACTGCTCGATCTCTTGGAATAAGTGATACGCAAGGCTTCGCCAATAGTCTTTCACAAGCGGTGCAGCAAGTTGGAGTTGGAGCAAGTTCATATGAATATGCAAATGCAGTATCAAGTACAGTAGCTCAGATACTAGGAGGAAACGgcattttaaatacttctaaTGCTTCGTCACTGGCTTCATCATTTGCTAGCGCTTTATCAGCATCTGCGCAATCTGCTTATTCCTCAGCGTCTAGTTCTTCTGCAGCACAATCATCAGCTTTTGCGCAGAGTCAAGAAGCTGCATCTGCTTTTAGTAGAGCAGCATCTCAGGCTCAAAGTCAACGAGAATCTCAGTCACAAAGTCGACAAGCATCTCAAGCACAAAGCCAACAAGGATCTCAAGCTCAAAGGCAACAACCATCTGCATCCCAAGGCCAACAAGCTTCCCAATCCCAAGGCCAACAAGCATCCCAATCTCAAGGCCAACAAGCTTCCCAATCCCAAGGCCAACACGCATCCCAATCTCAAGGCCAACAAGCTTCCCAATCCCAGGGACAACAAGCTACTCGATCTCAAGGACAACAAGCTTCCCAATCCAAAGGTCAACAATTATCTC
This window encodes:
- the LOC107439605 gene encoding streptococcal hemagglutinin-like encodes the protein MVWFPSIAFSITLLGGLASLITGAPLTSANDASQIVFSNPQIAREFLQCLTSSIGASPDFPAQEQSEIETITEAILSTVSNSNEQSIETRSRAANIALASSLAGLLASDSNGIGISKQLFSLTNILSQCFTQTTGLQSPEFVDNFQTLLQRISGVDIGTSLSQSQLAAQNTASSGASQTQILQASQSQGQQASQSQGQQSSQSQGQQASQGQQASQSRDQTASQSQSGSASSQSAIGQSGSQSGSYGLSQAASQSSAATSSSSFSSESASAFTQSSSSALASSSSFSNAFSSASSTSQIAQVGYELGLSTAQSLGLSDTQGFANSLSQAVQQVGVGASSYEYANALSSTVAQILGGNGILNTSNASSLASSFASALSASAQSAYSSASSSSAAQSSAFAQSQEAASAFSRAASQAQSQRESQSQSQQASQAQSQQGSQAQSQQASASQGQQASQSQGQQSSQSQGQQASQSQGQQAAQSRGQQASQSQSGSASSQSAIGQSGSQSGSYGISQAASQSASQSSAAASSSSFSSESASAFTQSSSSVLASSSSFSNAFSSASSTSQIAQVGYELGLSTAQSLGLSDTQGFANSLSQAVQQVGVGASSYEYANALSSTVAQILGGNGILNTSNASSLASSFASALSASAQSAYSSASSSSAAQSSAFAQSQEAASAFSRAASQAQSQRESQSQSQQASQAQSQQGSQAQSQQASASQGQQASQSQGQQSSQSQGQQASQSQGQQAAQSRGQQASQSQSGSASSQSAIGQSGSQSGSYGISQAASQSASQSSAAASSSSFSSESASAFTQSSSSVLASSSSFSNAFSSASSTSQIAQVGYELGLSTAQSLGLSDTQGFANSLSQAVQQVGVGASSYEYANALSSTVAQILGGNGILNTSNASSLASSFASALSASAQSAYSSASSSSAAQSSAFAQSQEAASAFSRAASQAQSQRESQSQSQQASQAQSQQVSQAQSQQASASQGQQASQSQGQQASQSQVQQASQSQGQQATRSQGQQTSQSLGQQSSQSQGQQASQSQGQQASQSRGQQASQSQSGSASSQSAIGQSGSQSGSYGIRQAASQSASQSSEAASSSSFSSESASTFTQSSSSVLASSSSFSNAFSSASSTSQVAQVGYELGLSTARSLGISDTQGFANSLSQAVQQVGVGASSYEYANAVSSTVAQILGGNGILNTSNASSLASSFASALSASAQSAYSSASSSSAAQSSAFAQSQEAASAFSRAASQAQSQRESQSQSRQASQAQSQQGSQAQRQQPSASQGQQASQSQGQQASQSQGQQASQSQGQHASQSQGQQASQSQGQQATRSQGQQASQSKGQQLSQSQGQQASQSRGQQASQSQSGSASSQLAIGQSGSQSGSYSRSQSGSQALSQSASQFSEAASSSSFSSESASEFAQTSSSALASSSAFSNAFSSASSLSEVAEVGYDLGLSTAQSLGISDSQGFANSLSHSVQQIGVGASSYDYANAISSTIAQVLNQNGVLSSSNAQSLASVFQRALSSSASSLRSSSSTVQSSVSTPSAYSAQSPYTSISSTNQQGPSVSSQELSSTLSPIVSSQGLGSASATSRVNNIEQNLASVIKSSGSTALDIRDALQDVDYISSLIQSERPELSSSQVLTESLLEYTSALLQLLQKSTITNVNVSNGPPVNVELARYLSQS